Proteins found in one Zea mays cultivar B73 chromosome 1, Zm-B73-REFERENCE-NAM-5.0, whole genome shotgun sequence genomic segment:
- the LOC542475 gene encoding EC protein homolog has product MGCDDKCGCAVPCPGGKDCRCTSGSGGQREHTTCGCGEHCECSPCTCGRATMPSGRENRRANCSCGASCNCASCASA; this is encoded by the coding sequence ATGGGGTGCGACGACAAGTGCGGGTGCGCCGTGCCGTGCCCCGGCGGCAAAGACTGCAGGTGCACGTCGGGGAGCGGCGGGCAGCGGGAGCACACGACTTGCGGCTGCGGGGAGCACTGCGAGTGCAGCCCGTGCACGTGTGGCCGGGCCACGATGCCGTCCGGCCGCGAGAACAGGAGGGCTAACTGCTCCTGCGGGGCGTCCTGCAACTGCGCATCCTGCGCCTCGGCCTGA